A part of Paenibacillus donghaensis genomic DNA contains:
- a CDS encoding IS4 family transposase → MVNKVAEKVLLCQVTQWLDRNASLLLGDRYAKKLHWGNTVFLFLEAIFRGRKGTQEIADHVESSTWMQECTGIQSIHQSSLNRKLGELPPEVLRELHLSRLEHLLEQEGPPLPKKLKKLGPLAAVDSTSLTLGRVRGQWAYQQTGKNAVKMHTCLHLTGEHSAIPMAPVLSTATVADMDTDVLAALVGQTGITYLFDRGYIHYTQYLQWLQAGILFVARLKQNSKVKVLKTRKVKAAGLVLDADVELTCPKTGKTGVFRLVEYKYTDKKKKVHLVRVLTNRWDITALEVAQLYRYRWKVELFFKCMKSNLHLKKIYSSRNPEAVWNLIYLYLIAYVLCEELRLCYAPKQRIGRVLAVFRLYIKGTLADFLKHLNRPKERTSKGRRNKGGRPATHPKVLKPKPIQF, encoded by the coding sequence TTGGTTAATAAAGTAGCTGAAAAGGTGTTGTTATGTCAAGTCACCCAATGGTTAGATCGCAATGCTTCCTTGCTGCTCGGCGACCGTTATGCCAAAAAACTTCACTGGGGCAACACGGTGTTTCTCTTTTTAGAGGCCATATTTAGAGGACGAAAAGGGACTCAAGAAATTGCAGATCATGTAGAGAGTTCTACGTGGATGCAAGAATGCACCGGAATTCAATCCATTCACCAGTCGTCCCTGAACCGCAAGCTCGGCGAACTGCCCCCGGAGGTGCTCCGTGAGCTACACCTCTCTCGCCTGGAGCATCTGTTGGAACAGGAAGGACCGCCCCTGCCTAAAAAACTGAAAAAGTTGGGCCCCCTCGCAGCAGTCGATTCCACCAGCCTGACGCTGGGGCGGGTTCGCGGCCAATGGGCCTACCAGCAAACTGGAAAAAACGCCGTCAAGATGCATACCTGCTTGCACCTGACGGGCGAGCACTCGGCGATTCCCATGGCTCCGGTGCTTTCTACCGCGACGGTGGCCGATATGGACACCGATGTGCTAGCGGCATTGGTTGGGCAAACAGGGATTACGTATTTGTTCGACCGGGGGTATATTCACTACACTCAATATCTACAATGGCTCCAGGCAGGCATTCTGTTCGTCGCTCGCCTCAAGCAAAATAGCAAAGTGAAGGTGCTTAAAACGCGGAAGGTGAAGGCAGCGGGACTGGTGCTGGATGCGGATGTGGAGCTGACGTGTCCGAAGACGGGGAAAACCGGTGTATTTCGGCTCGTGGAGTACAAGTATACGGACAAGAAAAAGAAGGTTCACCTGGTTCGTGTTCTCACCAATCGCTGGGATATCACGGCTCTCGAAGTCGCACAGCTGTACCGCTACCGTTGGAAAGTAGAACTCTTTTTTAAATGTATGAAATCCAACTTACACCTGAAAAAAATCTATAGCAGCCGGAACCCGGAAGCCGTATGGAACCTGATCTACCTCTACCTGATTGCGTATGTGCTCTGCGAAGAGCTCCGTCTGTGTTATGCACCGAAGCAGCGAATCGGGCGGGTGCTAGCCGTGTTCCGCTTGTATATAAAAGGAACGTTGGCGGATTTCCTGAAGCATCTAAACCGACCGAAAGAGCGAACGAGCAAAGGGCGAAGGAACAAGGGAGGCAGACCAGCGACTCACCCGAAAGTGTTGAAGCCTAAGCCTATCCAATTTTAG